DNA from Cryptosporangium minutisporangium:
ACGTTGGTCTCGTAGTCGCTCATGGCCTTCGCTCCTGCAGTGAGTCGGGGGTACTTCCGCCGGCCGGAGTGTTCTCCGCCGTGCTGTTGAGGAAGACGCTACGGGTGGCGGCAGCAGCTGTTCTCCCGGAAACGTGCCAACCCCCTCCACCGGTTCGACGGGCGGCCCGCTTTCCACTAGTCGGACCCGGTTCCGGCCCCGGCTCGTGCCACCACTTCCTCGGTCGTCAGCGGGCTCTTCGGGTGGTAGCTCAGGCACAGCGGCGTCTGTACCTTGACGAACGAGGATGCATCGGGCGCGGCGTAGAACTGCCCAGTGCCCAGCCGTCCGACGTCCGGAACGCTGCCACCCTTCGCCTTCGCCATCTCCTGGGCCGCGCTGATCTGCACCGGCGCGTTGAGAAGCCCGAAGAACTGGGTCGCCGCGTTGCCCGGGATCCGGTTGTGCAGCCCCTTGGGTGCCTGGGTCGCGAAGACGAGACCGAGCCCGTACTTCCGGGCCTGCGACGCGAGCGCCAGCGTGCTCTGCGTGCACGCGGTCATCGCCCCGGACGGTGCCAGCGTCTGCGCCTCGTCCATCACGAACAGGCCTCCGAGTGGCCGGTCACCCGCCGGATTCTTCTTCACCCAGGCGAAGAGCGCCATCTGCAGCTGGTTGACGAAGCTCTGCCGCTGCTCGTCGGAGGCGAGCCCGACCAAGCTGATCACCGACACCCGAGCGCGCTTCCCCGGCGGCGGCGTCAGGAGCACTCCCGGGTCGACCGGGGTGCCCTGCCCACCGAACAACGGATCGTTGACGACCGCCGCGTTGAGGTCCTGCGCGAGCTCGGCCGCGATCCTCTCGGCGTTGTCGAGCCGGCTGGCCTCGTCCGGGAACGCCGCCAGTACCCCGATGAACTCCCGCAGCGTGACGAAGCCGCTGCGGGCGAAGAACCGCAGCGCCTCGGTGAGGACCGCCCGCCCCCGAACCGCTCGTGCCGCGCCCCCGTCCACCCGGGCGCGCGGAGCCAGGGTCGCGACCGCCGCGTCGATCGCGGCGTCGAACTCGTCCGGATCGTCGCGGACGCTGGCGAAGTCGGGCAGCGGCTGGAAGCTCAGCGCCCGGCCGGCCTGACGCCGCGGCGTCCAGACGACGACGTCGGTGCCGTCCAGGTACGCCGCGGCCTTGTCCGCGTCACCGGGCCCCCAGCCCGGCGGTGTCACCGGCCAGGCGTCACCGAGCCGGGCGAGGTCGTTGTTCGGGTCCAGGACGATCGAGGAGACGCCCTGGAGCGCGGACTCCTCCACCAATCGTCGGATCAGCACGGTCTTGCCGGATCCGGACCCGGCGAAGATCGCGGTGTGCTTCCGCAGGGACTCCAGGTCCACGCTGATCGGAGCCCCGCCCTCGATCGCCCGCCCGACGACGATGTGCGGGACCGCCGGAAGGGGCTCTGGGGTTGGCACCGGATCGGGGCGGTCCACGGTCGTCCTCCCGTGGCCTGCGGACGGGTCGGACAGGGCAGTCAGGTCGGACAGGGCGTCGCGCAAGAACCCGACTCGGTCCGTCGGCCGACGGCTGGTGAGCCAGGCCTGGAGATGGTTCGGACTCTCCTCGAGCAGCACTCGAAGAGCGGCCAGTACCTGGAGGTCCTCCTTCGGCACTTTTGGATCGCGTCCGCCTTTGTCGTAGAACGCGTCCAGCTCCTGCCGGGTCTTCGATCCCGGCTTCGCCTTCCAATCCGCGTTACGCAGCAGGAACAGCCGGCGCTTCGGCACGCCTTGGGAGAGTCCTGACATCGTGCACGCCGCCCGGATCCGGGTCAGGGCGGCGACGGGGTGCTGCGCCGAGATCGCGCGGAACGCCCAGTGCGCTTCGTCCTCGGTCGCCTCGTCGAGCGTGAGTCGTAGACGCGCGTGCAGCGGCGGCTTGACGCCCGGCAGCGGGTCGAACGAGAACCGCTTCTCGGCGTCCTCCTGTTCCAGGATCCATGCCTCCAGCCCGGCGTTGAGCAGGGCGGGCATCACCGCGTCCTCGGTGGATTGGGCGAGTGCGTGGCTGACGTCCGCGGACGCGATCAGTTGCTCGAACCGTTGGTCGAGCGCCTCCATGGAATCGGGCGAGATCGGGACCGGACCGGGATCGGACACCGTCTCGACGAGTGCGGTGAGCTCGGTGACCTCGCCCCGGTCGACGCAGGCACGGATGTGCTGGTCGACGCGTTTCAGCAGTTCGCGGGGCGTGAACTGGCCGGCTTCGGCGAACGCGGACGGGTCGATCGGCCAGGTCGGGTACGGCGGCTCGAACCGGACCCGCCGGTAGTAGCGATCGAACCGCTTCTCGATCAGGGCCCGCCCGAACTCTTCGGTGGGAATCGACTGCAGGTGCGGCGTGACGCGGAAGCGGTCCTGGACGGTGTCGATCGCCTCTTCGGTGATGAGTATCCACGTGGTGGGCGTGCAGGTGAGGACCGTCAGCGTCCGACGGGTGCTCTCCCGGAGCGACATCAGGCCTTCGGCGATCTGGTCCAGCGCCGCGTTGTCCACGGTCGCGCCCGAGCCGGCGGACTTCGCCCCGGTCGTGGCGGACGTGACGATCGGGTCGATCTGGTCGACGGCGACGACGCTCGGCCCGGTCAGCGCGAGCAGGCGGGACAGGTCGCGGACGATGATCCGCGCGCTCTTCACCATCCGGCCGATGCCCCAGGCGGCGCGCTCACCGGTCTCGTCCGGCTGCGACAGCAGGAAGTTCTGGCCGACGTCCTGCGCCTGCAGGTCGAAGGAGCCGTACAGCACGAGCGCGCGTGCGGTGTCCTGGCAGTCCCGCGCGATCTGAGGGTCGACGCTCTGCAGCGCGCGGATGAACGACGTGAGCGCGGCCTCGGTGAGCGGCTCCTCGCCGATGACCTGTGGGAGAAGTTCCGGGGCCAACCCGCCCTCGTCGGCCAGGCGCGTCAGCAGCGTCTGGAGCTGGGGCTCGCGACGCTTCACCCGACGGGTCAGCCCGTCGAGAATCGA
Protein-coding regions in this window:
- a CDS encoding helicase HerA domain-containing protein, which encodes MSDTELRALRTVRLSSAPTQDDVWNPNPFHVDGLHTRAIDAVLDGLEDAFDSSGSSPLGVVIQGQRGTGKTHLMGWLREQVQSRDGYFFLISLVDPAAFWPSTVMSILDGLTRRVKRREPQLQTLLTRLADEGGLAPELLPQVIGEEPLTEAALTSFIRALQSVDPQIARDCQDTARALVLYGSFDLQAQDVGQNFLLSQPDETGERAAWGIGRMVKSARIIVRDLSRLLALTGPSVVAVDQIDPIVTSATTGAKSAGSGATVDNAALDQIAEGLMSLRESTRRTLTVLTCTPTTWILITEEAIDTVQDRFRVTPHLQSIPTEEFGRALIEKRFDRYYRRVRFEPPYPTWPIDPSAFAEAGQFTPRELLKRVDQHIRACVDRGEVTELTALVETVSDPGPVPISPDSMEALDQRFEQLIASADVSHALAQSTEDAVMPALLNAGLEAWILEQEDAEKRFSFDPLPGVKPPLHARLRLTLDEATEDEAHWAFRAISAQHPVAALTRIRAACTMSGLSQGVPKRRLFLLRNADWKAKPGSKTRQELDAFYDKGGRDPKVPKEDLQVLAALRVLLEESPNHLQAWLTSRRPTDRVGFLRDALSDLTALSDPSAGHGRTTVDRPDPVPTPEPLPAVPHIVVGRAIEGGAPISVDLESLRKHTAIFAGSGSGKTVLIRRLVEESALQGVSSIVLDPNNDLARLGDAWPVTPPGWGPGDADKAAAYLDGTDVVVWTPRRQAGRALSFQPLPDFASVRDDPDEFDAAIDAAVATLAPRARVDGGAARAVRGRAVLTEALRFFARSGFVTLREFIGVLAAFPDEASRLDNAERIAAELAQDLNAAVVNDPLFGGQGTPVDPGVLLTPPPGKRARVSVISLVGLASDEQRQSFVNQLQMALFAWVKKNPAGDRPLGGLFVMDEAQTLAPSGAMTACTQSTLALASQARKYGLGLVFATQAPKGLHNRIPGNAATQFFGLLNAPVQISAAQEMAKAKGGSVPDVGRLGTGQFYAAPDASSFVKVQTPLCLSYHPKSPLTTEEVVARAGAGTGSD